From one Candidatus Methylomirabilis lanthanidiphila genomic stretch:
- a CDS encoding membrane protein, producing MKHYAEFHSGFIWTSLTTAILGGFAFGAYLAVVIGYGFPAGQGFYALIQTHGHLQLIGWAGVFIMGISLHFIPRLASFPLPHPEWMSRILWLMVPGLLLRALGGTVLAFLDGSPIFVPLSWLLGASGVLEGGAIILYVSLLIGTMRGSVKTGRLPALSAVKPYFGMMAAGWVLYACLNLFLLLHMILIGATVVDSAWNEVAVHAFISLVLLPVAFALSVRLFPLYLALPAPDWPVYGIGCAYLLSVLLQLIPAAPPLAGLAPDVTRLIIALGTSLKGGVILWYVWQLDLLTRRRPLGRHARFLDAGPDRPPTRPGLPDYGEFGRFERLIYAAYTWLVFAAFVELLSGAAIWLGYSIPVATDAIRHMYLLGFITHLVFGASVRMLPGFIRRKRVASAALVDATFWLGSAAAVCRVLPLLSPSWLFDLLPAGDMLVQTIFAISGIFGWGAVVCLAINLRQTANAPMKQVSESHWMVSMAHSPGPENTPNSGG from the coding sequence GTGAAGCACTATGCCGAGTTTCACTCCGGCTTTATCTGGACATCGCTGACAACGGCGATCCTCGGCGGATTTGCGTTCGGCGCCTACCTGGCTGTCGTAATCGGCTACGGTTTTCCCGCGGGGCAGGGTTTCTACGCGCTCATTCAGACACACGGGCATCTGCAGCTCATCGGCTGGGCAGGCGTATTCATTATGGGTATCAGCCTGCATTTCATTCCGCGGCTGGCCAGCTTCCCCCTGCCTCACCCCGAATGGATGAGCCGAATCCTCTGGTTGATGGTTCCAGGGCTGTTGCTCCGGGCGCTTGGAGGGACCGTATTGGCCTTCCTCGACGGGAGTCCGATCTTCGTTCCCCTCAGTTGGCTGCTGGGCGCCTCCGGGGTGTTGGAAGGAGGCGCGATCATCCTGTACGTATCGCTGCTGATTGGGACCATGCGCGGAAGCGTCAAAACCGGCAGGCTTCCGGCGTTGAGCGCGGTGAAACCATATTTTGGCATGATGGCGGCCGGCTGGGTCCTCTATGCGTGTCTCAACCTGTTCTTGCTGCTTCATATGATCCTGATCGGCGCCACTGTCGTAGACTCCGCCTGGAACGAAGTGGCCGTTCATGCCTTTATCAGTCTTGTGCTGTTACCTGTGGCCTTCGCGCTTTCGGTCCGCCTCTTTCCGCTGTATCTGGCGCTGCCGGCTCCCGATTGGCCGGTCTACGGTATCGGATGTGCGTATCTCCTGTCTGTATTGCTGCAACTGATCCCCGCGGCGCCTCCCCTGGCTGGGCTTGCGCCGGACGTCACCAGATTAATCATCGCGCTGGGAACGTCGCTGAAGGGGGGCGTCATCCTCTGGTACGTGTGGCAACTGGATCTGCTGACCCGCCGCCGACCCCTGGGGCGCCATGCCCGCTTTCTTGACGCCGGACCGGACCGCCCGCCCACACGACCCGGCCTACCGGATTATGGAGAGTTTGGCCGGTTCGAACGCCTGATCTATGCCGCCTATACGTGGCTCGTTTTTGCCGCGTTCGTCGAACTCCTCAGCGGCGCGGCTATCTGGCTGGGCTATTCGATCCCGGTCGCTACGGACGCGATCCGTCACATGTATCTCCTTGGCTTTATCACTCACCTGGTGTTCGGAGCGTCGGTTCGGATGCTGCCCGGCTTCATCAGAAGAAAACGGGTCGCCAGCGCCGCATTAGTCGATGCCACGTTTTGGCTGGGGAGTGCGGCGGCGGTCTGTCGTGTTCTGCCGTTACTTTCGCCGTCATGGTTGTTCGATCTGCTGCCGGCCGGCGACATGCTTGTCCAGACGATCTTCGCGATCTCAGGGATATTCGGATGGGGAGCCGTCGTCTGTCTGGCGATCAATCTGCGGCAGACCGCGAATGCTCCGATGAAACAGGTCTCGGAAAGCCACTGGATGGTGTCCATGGCCCACTCTCCCGGCCCGGAAAACACCCCGAATAGCGGAGGGTAA
- a CDS encoding membrane protein — translation MPKYLIERDIPGAGKLSPQELQAISQKSCGILNQLGPQIQWVHSYVTDEKVYCVYIAPNAEMVLEHARNGGFPANRVSEIRSVIDPTTAEG, via the coding sequence ATGCCAAAGTATCTGATTGAGCGTGATATTCCCGGGGCGGGTAAGCTATCGCCTCAGGAGCTTCAGGCGATTTCGCAGAAGTCGTGCGGCATACTTAATCAGCTTGGGCCGCAAATCCAGTGGGTCCACAGCTATGTCACCGATGAGAAGGTCTATTGTGTCTACATTGCGCCGAACGCGGAAATGGTTCTGGAACACGCCCGTAATGGCGGTTTTCCGGCGAACCGTGTGTCGGAGATCAGGTCAGTGATCGATCCCACAACCGCTGAAGGATAA
- a CDS encoding peroxidase has protein sequence MSVLVGKSAPDFTATAVMPDGSFKDNFTLSDYRGSKYVVLFFYPLDFTFVCPSEIIAFDHRVAEFEKRGVQVIGCSVDSHFTHCAWRGTPVNKGGIGPVAYPLVADLTKDIAREYDVLLSGGVTLRGSFLIDKNGIVQHQVVNNLPLGRNVDEMLRMVDALQFHETHGEVCPAGWTQGAKGMQPTKEGVASYLASEAGKL, from the coding sequence ATGAGCGTACTCGTAGGCAAGTCCGCACCAGATTTTACCGCAACCGCCGTCATGCCGGACGGCAGCTTCAAAGACAACTTCACGTTGTCCGACTACCGGGGCAGCAAGTACGTGGTGCTCTTCTTCTATCCCCTCGATTTCACCTTCGTCTGTCCTTCGGAGATTATCGCCTTTGATCATCGTGTGGCCGAGTTCGAGAAGCGCGGCGTACAGGTGATCGGTTGCTCGGTGGATTCGCACTTTACCCATTGCGCGTGGCGCGGTACCCCCGTCAACAAGGGCGGCATCGGTCCGGTAGCATATCCGCTGGTGGCCGATCTGACAAAGGACATCGCCCGCGAATATGACGTCCTGCTGTCGGGAGGAGTGACCCTGCGCGGCTCCTTTCTGATCGACAAGAACGGCATCGTGCAGCACCAGGTCGTCAACAACCTGCCGCTCGGACGGAATGTGGATGAGATGCTTCGCATGGTAGATGCGCTCCAGTTCCACGAGACGCATGGAGAGGTCTGCCCGGCCGGGTGGACTCAGGGCGCCAAGGGGATGCAGCCGACTAAAGAGGGTGTGGCCAGCTACCTCGCCAGCGAGGCAGGAAAACTGTAA
- the pgl_1 gene encoding 6-phosphogluconolactonase has product MMPKTGRRSCWSLVVALLWWCGSISSAASAGSMAYVANEKSDDVSIIDTATNAVVRTVAVGKRPRGVAILPDRSRVYVANGNSDDISVIDAATGKVVATWPAGVDPEGLALSPDGTRLYAVNENGGTVTVLDTKTGTAMATIEVQVEPESIAISPNGQIAYVSNETSNTISVIDTAALKVVANIPVAKNPRGIAFSPDGRYAYVTSEQIEPGVLSVIEVARHKVIKSIPVGERPVGVVVSRDGRKLYVAHGRSNAVYVIDARTLTITTQIPVGQRAWYLAFTPDEQRLYVACGRSDAVAVIDVAAEKVIATVPVGKMPFGVAIPK; this is encoded by the coding sequence ATGATGCCGAAAACAGGTCGTCGAAGCTGCTGGTCCCTTGTCGTAGCGCTTCTATGGTGGTGTGGCAGTATCTCGTCGGCTGCCTCAGCCGGATCGATGGCGTATGTGGCGAATGAAAAATCGGATGACGTGTCGATCATTGATACCGCAACCAACGCCGTTGTCCGTACGGTCGCCGTGGGCAAACGACCACGAGGGGTTGCGATCTTACCGGATCGATCTCGTGTCTATGTTGCCAACGGAAACTCCGACGACATTAGCGTCATCGACGCCGCGACCGGAAAGGTTGTAGCGACATGGCCCGCTGGAGTGGATCCCGAGGGCCTGGCGCTCAGTCCTGACGGGACCCGTCTGTATGCCGTGAACGAGAACGGCGGAACGGTTACGGTACTTGATACCAAGACCGGTACGGCGATGGCCACCATCGAAGTCCAGGTAGAGCCGGAGTCGATCGCGATCAGTCCCAATGGACAGATTGCTTACGTGTCCAACGAGACATCCAATACTATTTCGGTTATCGATACTGCGGCCCTCAAGGTGGTGGCGAACATTCCGGTTGCAAAAAATCCGCGAGGGATTGCCTTCAGCCCCGACGGCCGATATGCCTACGTGACAAGTGAGCAGATCGAGCCCGGCGTGCTGTCGGTGATCGAGGTGGCTCGCCATAAGGTGATCAAGAGCATCCCGGTCGGTGAACGGCCGGTCGGAGTGGTGGTGTCGCGGGACGGCCGCAAGCTCTATGTGGCGCATGGCCGGAGCAATGCCGTGTATGTGATCGATGCCCGCACCTTGACCATCACCACACAGATTCCTGTAGGCCAGCGGGCCTGGTATCTGGCCTTTACGCCGGACGAGCAGCGTCTGTATGTCGCCTGTGGCCGCAGCGATGCTGTCGCGGTGATCGACGTCGCCGCTGAGAAGGTGATCGCCACTGTCCCGGTCGGTAAGATGCCGTTTGGCGTCGCGATCCCGAAATAA
- a CDS encoding acetyltransferase, whose product MFLKDKQSGHLVEVIDLPGLFDPLQSVVMGRIHAGEEMQDPAGFDKSDLIFPSGECLPRYWVDAHYRDAAATVG is encoded by the coding sequence ATGTTTCTGAAAGACAAACAGAGCGGTCACCTGGTAGAGGTCATTGACCTTCCTGGGCTGTTTGATCCACTTCAGTCGGTTGTCATGGGCCGAATCCATGCCGGAGAGGAGATGCAGGATCCTGCCGGCTTTGACAAGTCCGATCTGATCTTCCCCTCCGGCGAGTGCCTGCCGCGCTACTGGGTGGATGCACACTACAGAGACGCGGCTGCCACCGTCGGATAA